The following proteins are co-located in the Planococcus plakortidis genome:
- a CDS encoding YdhK family protein yields MPKNKWMMGTLSLVAAVTLSACNTGDDMSDESMDMDNASEENMNEDSGHMNMDHSGSGEIPDGLQEAENPTYEVGSQAIIETDHMEGMKGAEATIVGAFDTTAYALTYTPTDGGEPVENHKWVIHEELENPGDAPLEPGDEAAIAADHMEGMDGATATIDSVEETTVYMVDFVPTTGGEEVTNHKWVTESELSPE; encoded by the coding sequence ATGCCGAAAAACAAATGGATGATGGGGACGCTGTCGCTTGTGGCAGCCGTCACGCTAAGTGCCTGCAATACAGGCGATGACATGAGCGACGAATCGATGGACATGGATAATGCCAGCGAAGAAAATATGAATGAAGATTCCGGCCATATGAACATGGACCATTCGGGTTCAGGAGAAATCCCGGATGGTTTGCAGGAAGCGGAAAACCCAACCTATGAAGTCGGAAGCCAGGCCATTATTGAAACGGACCATATGGAGGGCATGAAAGGTGCCGAAGCAACAATTGTCGGAGCCTTTGATACAACCGCTTATGCCTTGACCTACACGCCGACTGACGGAGGCGAGCCGGTTGAAAACCACAAATGGGTCATTCATGAAGAACTGGAAAATCCAGGTGACGCACCATTGGAACCGGGCGATGAAGCGGCCATTGCCGCTGATCATATGGAAGGAATGGACGGCGCAACGGCTACCATTGATTCTGTAGAAGAAACGACCGTCTATATGGTTGATTTCGTCCCGACTACTGGAGGCGAGGAAGTCACTAATCATAAATGGGTCACTGAAAGTGAACTGTCACCTGAATAA
- a CDS encoding cytochrome c biogenesis CcdA family protein, whose translation MAEISLYLAFGAGLLSFISPCSLPLYPAFLSYITGVSVNELKTGKGMMRSTALIHTVLFLIGFSIIFLALGLSTSLIGNFFLEYQVLLRQLGAILMVFFGLVLTGILKFDFLLSDKKLQFQKRPSGYAGSVLIGIGFAAGWTPCTGPILAGVIALGVADPDSGLLYMLFYVLGFSIPFLLMSFFIEKMTFLKKKSALFMSIGGALMILMGVLLYFDMLTEIIAFLSQFTGGFTGF comes from the coding sequence GTGGCGGAAATTAGTTTGTATCTTGCGTTTGGCGCAGGGCTTTTATCATTTATCTCTCCATGCTCCCTTCCTTTGTATCCGGCTTTTTTATCCTACATTACCGGAGTTTCAGTCAATGAGTTAAAGACGGGCAAGGGAATGATGAGGAGCACGGCTTTGATTCATACGGTTCTATTTTTAATAGGTTTCTCCATCATTTTTTTAGCGTTGGGCTTGTCGACTTCGCTTATCGGAAACTTCTTCTTGGAATATCAAGTTCTTCTACGTCAATTGGGCGCTATTTTGATGGTGTTTTTTGGCTTAGTCCTAACCGGTATTCTGAAATTCGACTTCCTGCTGTCGGATAAGAAATTACAGTTCCAGAAAAGGCCCTCCGGATACGCGGGTTCTGTTCTGATCGGCATTGGCTTTGCAGCTGGATGGACACCGTGTACCGGTCCCATACTTGCAGGAGTTATTGCACTCGGAGTAGCGGATCCGGACAGTGGCTTACTCTATATGCTGTTTTACGTTCTGGGATTTTCAATTCCTTTTCTCTTAATGTCGTTTTTTATTGAGAAAATGACTTTCTTGAAGAAGAAGAGCGCTCTTTTCATGTCAATAGGAGGAGCATTAATGATTCTGATGGGCGTTTTGCTTTACTTTGACATGCTGACAGAAATCATCGCTTTTTTATCGCAATTTACGGGTGGATTTACAGGGTTTTAA